One Actinoplanes missouriensis 431 DNA segment encodes these proteins:
- a CDS encoding chitosanase, translating to MGGSFRSFALIGGITAVLCVPPAVSVAAVAGADVLISQGRPALASSTASVAWTANGVDDGDQRTRWTSAAGPGTQWVQIDLGTAQEVRRVRLSWAKVFARAYRLQVSDNGSVWRDLYRTSSGNGGADDVRDLHGSGRYLRLLATRRSIASGGYSLWEMRAYGPGPSGPVTESGRRATAGVPGEAADLTSAGKKETALKLVASAENSTLDWRRSFGYIEDIGDGRGYTGGIVGFTSGTSDMLGVVTEYARRRPSNGLVRYLPALRAVDGTDSHRGLGPGFVTAWRTAAADPVFRQVQEDARDRIYFGPAVRLAESDGLRALGQFAYYDAAVMHGVDGLKEIRGRAARSARPPARDGDEIGYLAAFLDARAAEMRTEAAHSDTSRVETAQRVFLRTANLDLTAPLSWQVYGDRYTVSR from the coding sequence ATGGGCGGGTCGTTTCGTTCGTTCGCGTTGATCGGTGGGATCACCGCTGTCCTCTGTGTGCCACCGGCCGTCTCGGTGGCCGCCGTGGCCGGCGCCGACGTGCTGATCTCGCAGGGCCGGCCTGCTCTCGCGTCCTCGACCGCCTCGGTCGCCTGGACGGCGAACGGCGTGGACGACGGTGACCAGCGGACCCGGTGGACCAGCGCCGCCGGCCCGGGGACGCAGTGGGTCCAGATCGACCTCGGCACCGCCCAGGAGGTCAGGCGGGTCCGGCTGAGCTGGGCCAAGGTGTTCGCCCGGGCGTACCGGCTGCAGGTCTCCGACAACGGCTCGGTCTGGCGCGATCTCTACCGCACCAGCTCCGGCAACGGCGGCGCCGACGACGTGCGCGACCTGCACGGGTCCGGGCGCTACCTGCGCCTGCTCGCCACCCGGCGGTCGATCGCCTCGGGTGGCTACTCGTTGTGGGAGATGCGGGCGTACGGCCCCGGGCCGTCCGGGCCGGTCACCGAGAGCGGGCGGCGGGCGACCGCCGGGGTGCCGGGGGAGGCCGCGGACCTGACCTCGGCCGGCAAGAAGGAGACCGCGCTCAAGCTGGTCGCCAGCGCGGAGAACTCGACGCTGGACTGGCGGAGGTCGTTCGGCTACATCGAGGACATCGGCGACGGCCGGGGCTACACCGGCGGGATCGTCGGGTTCACCTCGGGCACCTCGGACATGCTCGGGGTCGTCACCGAGTACGCCCGGCGCAGGCCGTCGAACGGGCTGGTCCGCTATCTTCCGGCGCTGCGGGCGGTGGACGGCACGGACTCGCACCGGGGTCTCGGCCCGGGCTTCGTGACGGCGTGGCGCACGGCGGCGGCCGATCCGGTGTTCCGGCAGGTCCAGGAGGACGCCCGGGACCGGATCTACTTCGGCCCGGCGGTCCGGCTCGCGGAGTCGGACGGGCTGCGGGCGCTGGGCCAGTTCGCCTACTACGACGCGGCCGTGATGCACGGCGTCGACGGCCTCAAGGAGATCCGCGGCCGGGCGGCACGGTCGGCCCGGCCGCCGGCGCGCGACGGCGACGAGATCGGCTATCTGGCGGCCTTCCTGGACGCGCGGGCGGCCGAGATGCGCACCGAGGCGGCGCACAGCGACACCAGCCGGGTGGAGACCGCGCAGCGGGTGTTCCTGCGGACGGCCAACCTGGACCTGACCGCGCCGCTGAGCTGGCAGGTGTACGGGGACCGGTACACGGTGAGCCGCTGA
- a CDS encoding carbohydrate-binding protein, which produces MKSVRLLRSLTAAAVFASGLAVTAAPAAAATVTRTVFSDGFDGDRGAAPDPAKWSPTLEAWLDGAGALALDDPLRTATTFTQKSGHAEAKIKLRRTSGAWRALGVLDESGRIPAGQVEVLADDGVSDDQFHTYAIDWTPTSMVWSVDGTDVIRFTPAESGRPFFLALNLNSAGRRADTMLVDAVRVTVRVTVASKPWKKFTTYKAGQYVTYKGGTYRVKERHTSLPGWQPTLVPALFTKI; this is translated from the coding sequence ATGAAGAGCGTGCGCCTGCTGCGGTCACTGACGGCGGCCGCGGTGTTCGCCTCCGGGCTGGCGGTCACGGCCGCCCCGGCCGCGGCGGCGACGGTGACGCGCACCGTCTTCAGTGACGGGTTCGACGGCGACCGGGGCGCCGCGCCCGACCCCGCGAAGTGGTCCCCGACCCTCGAGGCCTGGCTGGACGGCGCGGGCGCGCTGGCGCTGGACGACCCGCTGCGGACCGCGACGACCTTCACCCAGAAGTCCGGGCACGCCGAAGCAAAGATCAAACTCCGGCGTACGTCGGGAGCGTGGCGTGCCCTGGGCGTGCTCGACGAGTCGGGGCGGATCCCGGCCGGTCAGGTCGAGGTGCTCGCCGACGACGGGGTGAGCGACGACCAGTTCCACACGTACGCGATCGACTGGACGCCCACCTCGATGGTCTGGTCGGTCGACGGCACCGACGTCATCCGGTTCACGCCCGCCGAGAGCGGCCGGCCGTTCTTCCTCGCCCTGAACCTGAACTCGGCGGGGCGGCGCGCGGACACCATGCTCGTCGACGCGGTGCGGGTCACCGTGCGGGTCACCGTGGCGAGCAAGCCGTGGAAGAAGTTCACCACGTACAAGGCGGGGCAGTACGTCACGTACAAGGGCGGCACCTACCGGGTGAAGGAGCGGCACACCTCGCTGCCGGGGTGGCAGCCGACCCTCGTACCCGCGCTCTTCACCAAAATCTAG
- a CDS encoding glycoside hydrolase family 16 protein, with the protein MRKLRMLLSAAVVATTLAGTLTLASRGDTADAAIGPVTWSDEFNGAAGAPVDGSKWNFDTGGGGFGNNELQYYTNSTNNVRQDGAGHLAITARRENPANYQCWYGTCQYTSGRLLTSGKFTQRYGRFEASIKVPKGQGIWPAFWMLGDNLGSAGWPQAGEIDIMENVGKEPNRVYGTIHGPGYSGGSAVGGNRTLSAPLGDAFHSYAVEWSPNLIVWFLDGVEYFRATPASVGGNQWVFDHPFFLILNVAVGGNWPGSPDASTSFPQTMLVDYVRVSAWTESTGGSALKSTFNGRCIDVPGGTATDGARLQMYDCNGTAAQRWTAASDGTLRALGKCMDPAGGALANGTPIQLVTCNGNPVQRFTLSAAGDLVNVSANRCVDITGWNNANGAQLQLWDCGGTANQKWVRA; encoded by the coding sequence ATGCGCAAGTTACGGATGCTGCTCAGCGCGGCGGTGGTCGCCACCACGCTGGCCGGCACACTCACCCTCGCCTCCCGCGGCGACACCGCCGACGCCGCGATCGGCCCGGTCACCTGGTCCGACGAGTTCAACGGCGCGGCCGGCGCGCCGGTGGACGGCTCGAAGTGGAACTTCGACACCGGAGGTGGCGGGTTCGGCAACAACGAGCTGCAGTACTACACGAACTCGACGAACAACGTGCGCCAGGACGGCGCCGGGCACCTCGCGATCACCGCGCGCCGGGAGAACCCGGCGAACTACCAGTGCTGGTACGGCACCTGCCAGTACACCTCCGGCCGGCTGCTCACCTCGGGCAAGTTCACCCAGCGGTACGGCCGCTTCGAGGCGAGCATCAAGGTCCCCAAGGGCCAGGGCATCTGGCCGGCGTTCTGGATGCTCGGCGACAACCTGGGCAGCGCCGGCTGGCCGCAGGCCGGCGAGATCGACATCATGGAGAACGTCGGCAAGGAGCCGAACCGGGTCTACGGCACGATCCACGGACCGGGTTACTCGGGCGGCAGCGCGGTCGGCGGCAACCGGACGCTCTCCGCACCGCTCGGGGACGCCTTCCACTCGTACGCGGTGGAATGGTCCCCGAACCTGATCGTCTGGTTCCTCGACGGCGTGGAGTACTTCCGGGCCACGCCGGCCTCGGTCGGCGGCAACCAGTGGGTGTTCGACCACCCGTTCTTCCTGATCCTGAACGTGGCGGTCGGCGGCAACTGGCCGGGCAGCCCGGACGCGAGCACCTCGTTCCCGCAGACCATGCTCGTCGACTACGTCCGGGTCTCCGCCTGGACCGAGTCCACCGGCGGCAGCGCGCTGAAGAGCACCTTCAACGGCCGCTGCATCGACGTGCCGGGCGGCACCGCCACCGACGGCGCCCGCCTGCAGATGTACGACTGCAACGGCACCGCCGCCCAGCGATGGACCGCCGCCTCCGACGGCACCCTGCGCGCCCTCGGCAAGTGCATGGACCCGGCCGGTGGCGCGCTCGCCAACGGCACCCCGATCCAGCTGGTCACCTGCAACGGCAACCCGGTGCAGCGGTTCACCCTGTCGGCCGCCGGCGACCTGGTCAACGTCTCGGCGAACCGGTGCGTGGACATCACCGGGTGGAACAACGCCAACGGCGCGCAGCTCCAGCTCTGGGACTGCGGCGGCACCGCCAACCAGAAGTGGGTGAGGGCCTGA